Proteins from a genomic interval of Rosa chinensis cultivar Old Blush chromosome 2, RchiOBHm-V2, whole genome shotgun sequence:
- the LOC112186445 gene encoding mitochondrial carrier protein CoAc2 has product MAKKREERETNVYLNGVIDGMPVFAKELIAGGVAGGVAKTVVAPLERIKILFQTRRSEYQSLGLFGSVKKIAKTEGPMGFYRGNGASVARIVPYAALHYMSYEQYRRWIILAFPDGGRGPVLDLVAGSLSGGTAVLFTYPLDLVRTKLAYQVVGSPKLKLQGIMNNEQLYKGIVDCFSKTYKEAGLRGLYRGVAPSLYGIFPYAGLKFYFYEKMKRYVPPEQKSSIMVKLVCGSVAGLLGQTFTYPLDVVRRQMQVQRLFASNSPEMKGTMESLVLIAKQQGWKQLFSGLSINYLKVVPSVAIGFTVYDVMKAYLRVPSRDEGVKG; this is encoded by the exons atggcgaagaagagagaagaaagagagacgaATGTGTACCTAAATGGGGTTATAGACGGCATGCCTGTTTTTGCCAAGGAGCTTATTGCCGGGGGCGTCGCCGGCGGTGTTGCAAAGACGGTGGTGGCTCCTCTGGAGCGTATTAAGATTTTGTTTCAG ACCAGAAGATCAGAATATCAGAGCTTAGGGCTGTTTGGATCTGTGAAGAAGATTGCAAAGACAGAAGGGCCAATGGGTTTCTACAG AGGCAATGGAGCTAGTGTTGCAAGAATTGTTCCCTATGCAGCCCTGCATTATATGAGCTATGAGCAATACCGCAGATGGATTATCCTCGCCTTTCCTGACGGGGGGCGGGGACCTGTTCTTGATCTTGTTGCAGGATCATTATCAGGAGGAACAGCTGTCCTCTTTACCTATCCTCTTGATTTAGTTCGTACTAAGTTGGCTTATCAG GTTGTTGGTTCACCAAAGTTAAAATTGCAAGGGATCATGAATAATGAACAACTTTATAAAGGAATTGTTGATTGTTTCTCTAAGACTTACAAAGAGGCTGGACTTAGAGGCCTCTATCGCGGTGTTG CTCCATCCCTTTATGGAATCTTCCCATATGCCGGTTTGAAGTTCTACTTCTATGAGAAGATGAAGCGTTATGTACCTCCAGAGCAGAAAAGCAGTATTATGGTGAAGCTTGTATGTGGTTCTGTTGCTGGTTTATTAGGTCAGACTTTTACATACCCCCTTGATGTTGTGAGGAGGCAAATGCAG GTTCAACGACTCTTCGCATCAAACAGTCCTGAGATGAAAGGTACAATGGAAAGCCTTGTTTTGATTGCTAAACAGCAAGGATGGAAGCAATTATTTTCAGGACTTAGCATCAATTACTTGAAG GTTGTGCCATCTGTGGCAATTGGATTCACTGTTTACGATGTTATGAAGGCCTACCTTCGAGTTCCATCACGAGACGAAGGTGTGAAAGGGTAA
- the LOC112186444 gene encoding pentatricopeptide repeat-containing protein At2g15690, mitochondrial — MASVTSLQPTNSIISSSRFKPPNPNPDHLFLKTQSFSYFNPTPSKPFRSFAVNNPSINRRRYDRSSQPQTTRPRSKPVYKTQPLQKDSNYPNPNEPTNESDGQNVSDPLRKDVDLMGLCKEGKVEEALEYMGHGVSADYGVFCMLMESCDDLKVGRKIDQYLKLAPFGGDIELNVKLIEMYGRCGSMRDARKVFDRMPERNLSLWHSMINGYALNGKGGEGVLLFEQMRSSGLKPDKETLKVVLGACASAGAVEKGLTYFESMKDEYGIVPEIEHYVGVIDVLGKSGHLNEAEEFIAKMPFEPTGKVWEALRNLARINGDLELEDRAEELLVSVDPSQANADKIPLPLRKKYSEINMLEERNLVSEYRCTDIYGESYEQSKGLRGQMREAGYVPDTRYVLHDIDQEAKEQALQYHSERLAIAYGLISTPARQTLRIIKNLRICGDCHNAIKIMSKIVGRELIVRDNKRFHHFKNGKCSCGDYW; from the coding sequence ATGGCCTCTGTCACTTCGCTTCAGCCAACCAACTCCATAATCTCTTCTTCTCGATTcaaacctccaaaccctaaccctgatCATCTCTTCCTCAAAACCCAATCTTTCTCCTACTTCAACCCCACCCCATCCAAACCATTTCGCTCTTTCGCAGTCAACAATCCCAGCATCAATCGCCGCCGCTACGACCGCTCCTCCCAGCCGCAAACCACCAGGCCTCGCTCCAAACCCGTCTACAAGACCCAACCTTTACAAAAGGACAGCAACTACCCCAACCCAAATGAACCCACAAATGAGTCCGACGGTCAAAATGTGAGTGACCCATTACGAAAAGATGTGGACTTGATGGGCTTGTGCAAGGAGGGTAAGGTCGAAGAGGCCTTGGAGTATATGGGCCATGGCGTTTCTGCTGATTATGGTGTTTTCTGTATGTTAATGGAGTCCTGTGACGACTTGAAGGTTGGGAGAAAGATTGACCAGTACTTGAAGTTGGCTCCTTTTGGGGGAGATATCGAGTTGAATGTGAAATTGATCGAAATGTATGGGAGGTGTGGGAGTATGAGAGATGCACGCAAGGTGTTTGATAGAATGCCTGAGAGAAATTTGAGTTTGTGGCATTCGATGATCAATGGGTATGCTTTGAATGGGAAAGGGGGTGAGGGGGTGTTGTTGTTTGAGCAAATGAGGAGTTCAGGGTTGAAGCCGGACAAGGAGACTCTAAAGGTGGTTTTGGGGGCGTGTGCTAGTGCGGGAGCTGTGGAAAAAGGGCTAACATACTTTGAATCAATGAAGGATGAGTATGGGATTGTGCCGGAGATTGAGCATTATGTAGGGGTTATTGATGTTCTTGGGAAGTCTGGTCATTTGAATGAAGCTGAGGAGTTCATTGCGAAAATGCCATTTGAGCCTACCGGCAAAGTTTGGGAGGCTCTTAGGAACTTGGCGCGAATTAATGGAGATCTTGAGCTTGAAGATCGCGCTGAGGAATTGTTGGTTAGTGTTGATCCTTCTCAGGCCAATGCTGATAAAATCCCGTTGCCTCTGCGGAAGAAGTACTCAGAGATTAACATGCTAGAGGAGAGGAATTTGGTGAGTGAGTATAGGTGTACAGACATATATGGAGAGTCATATGAGCAATCGAAAGGTTTGAGAGGACAGATGAGGGAAGCAGGATATGTGCCGGATACTAGATATGTGCTTCACGACATTGATCAGGAAGccaaagagcaggctttgcagtaTCACAGCGAGCGGTTGGCAATTGCTTACGGTCTGATCAGTACTCCTGCTAGGCAAACTCTAAGGATAATAAAGAACCTTCGAATCTGTGGTGACTGCCACAATGCAATAAAAATCATGTCAAAGATTGTAGGGAGGGAGCTGATTGTTAGGGATAACAAGCGATTCCATCATTTCAAGAATGGGAAATGCTCTTGTGGAGATTACTGGTAA
- the LOC112188989 gene encoding pentatricopeptide repeat-containing protein At2g03880, mitochondrial yields the protein MECDLIALGMSPGFRGLLLPICQRPTTYSVRLHGKISPSVRSLLLSRLKSCSCAAVNVVESSPISDLAQNHTRKLETQVGLDNGNVGDQEIVGDDVKARPFVWNGKKRLIRYSGMLRACASQGSLNEGKAIHGQVIKNGIHPDSHLWVSLVNVYSKCGDSAYARKVLGEMPERDVVSWTTLIHGFVVKGSGVDAVNLFCEMKKDGTRANDFSLATGLKACSLCLDLSFGKQLHAEAVKAGFFSDGFVGSALVDLYAKCGEMELANRVLFCMPEQNVVSWNALLNGYAQEGDGNQVLKLFCKMTESDMRLSKFTLSTVLKGCANIENLRVGRIVHSLVVKVGFEVDEFLGCSLVDMYSKCRMAIDAVKVFRTIKDPDVVAWSAIITCLDQQRQYQEMARLFRSMISTGISPNQFTLSSIISAATDLGDLHFGESIHALIWKYGYESDLPVSNALITMYMKIGCVRNGAQVFEAMTEHDLISWNALLSGAHDLGPRVFHQMLAEGCKPNMYSFISILRSCSSLLDADLGKQVHAHIVKTSLHDNDFVGTALIDMYAKSRFLDDAVIAFSRLSNRDLFTWTVIITGYVQTDQAEKAVACFSQMQQEGVKPNEFTLAGCLSACSRIAMLENGRQLHSMAIKAGHLEDLFVGSALVDMYAKCGCIADAEGTFEGLASRDTVSWNIMICGFSQYGQGEKALEAFSTMLDEGVMPDEITFIGVLSACSHLGLVEEGKKHFDSLSKVFQITPTIEHYACMVDILGSAGKFDEVESFIVTMKLTPYAIIWETVLGACKKYGNVDFGESAAGKLFELEPEMDSTYILLSNIYANKGRWDDVRKVRTLMSSQGIKKEPGCSWVEVDGQVHTFVSHDGSHPRTKEIHLKLEELGQKLTSVGYIPETENVLHNITEQEKEEHLQYHSERLALAYALLSTDPVKTIRIFKNLRICGDCHDVMKLISDVMNREIIVRDIKRFHHFKNGTCSCQDFW from the coding sequence ATGGAATGTGACCTAATTGCTCTGGGAATGTCACCGGGGTTTCGAGGCCTGTTACTGCCAATTTGCCAAAGACCCACTACTTATTCGGTTCGATTGCATGGCAAGATTAGTCCCAGTGTCAGGTCATTGTTGCTGTCTAGATTGAAGTCTTGTTCTTGTGCTGCTGTGAATGTTGTTGAGTCGAGTCCAATCAGTGATTTGGCTCAAAACCATACCCGAAAATTGGAGACTCAAGTAGGATTAGATAATGGGAATGTGGGTGATCAGGAAATAGTAGGAGATGATGTGAAAGCCAGGCCTTTCGTTTGGAATGGGAAGAAGAGGCTTATACGGTATTCTGGGATGCTTCGTGCCTGTGCTTCACAAGGGTCTTTGAATGAGGGGAAGGCTATTCATGGGCAGGTGATAAAGAATGGGATACACCCTGATTCGCATTTGTGGGTTTCGTTGGTTAATGTTTACTCGAAATGTGGGGATTCTGCGTATGCCCGCAAAGTGCTTGGTGAGATGCCTGAACGAGATGTTGTGTCGTGGACTACTTTAATTCATGGGTTTGTGGTCAAAGGTTCTGGTGTTGATGCTGTTAATTTGTTCTgtgagatgaagaaagatggtACAAGAGCAAATGACTTTTCGTTGGCTACTGGTTTGAAAGCGTGTTCTTTGTGCTTAGATTTAAGCTTTGGAAAGCAGTTGCATGCTGAAGCAGTGAAAGCGGGGTTCTTTTCCGATGGTTTTGTTGGATCTGCTCTCGTTGATCTTTATGCAAAATGTGGTGAGATGGAACTCGCCAATAGAGTGTTATTTTGTATGCCTGAGCAGAATGTTGTATCATGGAATGCCCTGCTAAATGGGTATGCTCAGGAAGGTGATGGAAATCAAGTTCTGAAATTGTTTTGCAAAATGACGGAATCAGATATGAGGTTAAGTAAGTTCACCTTGTCTACTGTCCTTAAAGGTTGTGCAAACATAGAAAATTTGAGAGTAGGTCGGATTGTGCATTCTTTGGTTGTCAAAGTTGGGTTTGAGGTTGATGAATTCCTGGGTTGCAGTCTTGTTGATATGTATTCTAAGTGTCGAATGGCAATTGATGCAGTAAAAGTATTCAGGACGATTAAAGATCCTGATGTAGTGGCCTGGAGTGCTATTATCACTTGCCTTGATCAACAAAGGCAATACCAGGAAATGGCTAGACTATTTCGTTCAATGATAAGCACAGGCATCTCACCGAACCAATTTACCCTTTCTAGTATTATTAGTGCTGCCACTGATCTTGGAGACCTCCATTTTGGTGAGAGCATCCATGCTCTTATATGGAAATATGGCTATGAATCTGATCTTCCAGTCAGCAATGCTCTGATCACAATGTATATGAAAATTGGATGTGTGAGAAATGGTGCTCAGGTTTTTGAGGCAATGACAGAACATGATCTGATTTCATGGAATGCCCTTCTATCTGGAGCACACGACCTAGGTCCAAGAGTATTCCACCAAATGCTTGCTGAAGGTTGCAAGCCCAACATGTATTCCTTCATCAGTATTTTAAGATCCTGTTCTAGCCTCTTGGATGCAGACCTCGGGAAACAAGTGCATGCCCATATTGTCAAAACAAGCCTCCATGATAATGACTTTGTTGGGACGGCTCTCATTGACATGTATGCCAAAAGTAGGTTCTTAGATGATGCTGTTATAGCTTTCAGTAGATTGAGTAATCGAGATCTTTTCACTTGGACAGTCATCATTACTGGTTATGTACAAACTGATCAAGCAGAGAAAGCTGTTGCTTGTTTCAGTCAGATGCAACAAGAAGGAGTGAAGCCAAACGAGTTCACTCTTGCTGGCTGTTTGAGTGCTTGCTCCCGTATAGCTATGCTGGAAAATGGGCGGCAGCTCCATTCGATGGCAATTAAGGCTGGGCATTTAGAAGATTTGTTTGTTGGTAGTGCCCTCGTTGATATGTATGCAAAATGCGGATGCATTGCTGATGCTGAGGGTACCTTTGAGGGTTTGGCTTCCAGGGATACAGTCTCATGGAACATCATGATTTGTGGATTCTCTCAATATGGTCAAGGAGAGAAGGCTCTGGAAGCCTTTTCGACAATGTTAGATGAAGGCGTCATGCCAGATGAGATCACTTTCATAGGTGTTCTTTCAGCTTGCAGTCACCTGGGTTTGGTTGAAGAAGGGAAAAAGCACTTTGACTCGCTGAGCAAAGTTTTCCAGATCACTCCTACCATTGAGCATTATGCTTGTATGGTTGATATTCTTGGTAGTGCTGGGAAATTTGATGAGGTTGAAAgctttattgtgacaatgaaaCTGACACCGTATGCCATTATTTGGGAGACTGTTCTTGGAGCTTGTAAGAAGTATGGAAATGTGGATTTTGGTGAAAGTGCTGCAGGAAAGCTTTTTGAGCTTGAACCTGAGATGGATTCGACTTATATATTGCTGTCAAATATCTATGCAAATAAAGGTAGATGGGATGATGTTAGAAAAGTCAGGACATTAATGTCCAGCCAGGGTATTAAAAAGGAGCCTGGTTGTAGCTGGGTTGAAGTTGATGGACAAGTCCACACTTTTGTCTCTCATGATGGTTCGCATCCAAGAACCAAGGAAATCCATCTGAaattggaggaactaggtcaaAAGCTGACTTCAGTTGGTTATATACCAGAAACTGAGAATGTTCTTCACAATATCACTGAACAAGAAAAAGAGGAACATCTCCAATATCATAGTGAAAGGTTGGCTCTTGCGTATGCCCTTCTAAGCACCGATCCTGTAAAAACTATTCGTATTTTCAAAAATCTTCGCATATGTGGGGACTGCCATGATGTTATGAAGCTCATCTCAGATGTCATGAATAGAGAGATAATTGTTCGTGACATCAAGCGATTTCATCATTTTAAGAATGGCACTTGCTCCTGTCAGGACTTCTGGTGA
- the LOC112190002 gene encoding protein NDL1 — MAESIDAVSLDMEKIYLGGKEHFIRTGCGSVSVIVYGDQDKPALITYPDLALNHMSCFQGLFFCPEAASLLLHNFCIYHISPPGHELGAASISLDDPVPSADDLADQILEVLNFFGLGAVMCMGVTAGAYILSLFAMKYRERVLGLILVSPLCRAPSWTEWFYNKVISNMLYFYGMCGLLKECLLQRYFSKEVRGSAEVPESDIVQACRKLLEERQSSNVWRFLQAINRRPDITEGLKSLRCRTLIFVGDSSPFHSEALHMTSKLDRRYSALVEVQACGSMVTEEQPHAMLIPMEYFFMGYGLYRPCHFSESPRSPLSPSCISPELLSPESMGLKLKPIKTRVSLGL, encoded by the exons atGGCTGAATCAATCGACGCCGTCTCCCTTGATATGGAGAAGATCTATCTGGGTGGAAAG GAACATTTTATTCGAACTGGCTGTGGTTCTGTGTCTGTTATAGTTTATGGAGACCAAGATAAGCCGGCACTTATCACGTATCCTGATTTAGCTCTAAATC ATATGTCTTGTTTCCAAGGGCTATTCTTTTGTCCTGAAGCAGCTTCTTTGCTGCTCCACAACTTCTGCATATACCATATTAGTCCTCCTGGTCATGAG TTAGGAGCTGCTTCGATTAGTCTTGATGATCCTGTGCCTTCTGCTGATGACTTGGCAGATCAGATCCTTGAGGTTCTCAACTTTTTCGG GCTTGGTGCAGTTATGTGCATGGGAGTGACGGCGGGTGCTTATATCCTTTCCCTATTTGCT ATGAAATATAGGGAACGCGTTCTTGGTTTGATACTTGTATCCCCATTATGCAGAGCACCATCTTGGACTGAATGGTTTTATAATAAG GTGATATCAAACATGCTATATTTCTATGGCATGTGTGGTTTGTTAAAGGAGTGTTTACTTCAGCGTTACTTCAGTAAG GAGGTTCGTGGTAGTGCTGAAGTTCCAGAGTCAGATATAGTTCAAGCATGCAGAAAA TTATTGGAAGAGAGGCAGAGCTCAAATGTTTGGAGATTTCTTCAAGCAATTAATCG GAGACCTGACATAACTGAAGGATTGAAGTCACTAAGGTGTCGCACTCTCATTTTTGTTGGGGATAGCTCTCCTTTCCACTCTGAGGCTCTCCACATGACCTCAAAGTTGGATAGAAGATATAGTGCCTTAGTAGAG GTCCAGGCTTGTGGATCGATGGTGACAGAGGAGCAGCCACATGCAATGTTGATACCCATGGAGTACTTCTTCATGGGGTATGGTTTGTACAGACCGTGTCATTTCAGCGAGAGCCCAAGGAGCCCACTCAGCCCATCTTGCATCTCCCCTGAGCTTCTCTCCCCGGAAAGCATGGGTCTGAAGCTAAAACCAATCAAGACCCGTGTTTCGCTCGGATTATAA
- the LOC112187822 gene encoding thiamine phosphate phosphatase-like protein, with protein MTGTVVVFDFDRTLIDDDTDRWVVTEMGLTQLFNELRRSTMTWNSLMDRMMMELHLQGKTSEDIKECLKRTPMHPQVAAAIKSAHASGCDLKIISDANQFFIESILECHGLLGCFSQIITNPTSVDRDGRLRIFPYHDPVSSSHGCDLCPSNMCKGQVIDQFLASASENGRKRYIYLGDGRNDFCPTLKLVEGDHVMPRKDYPLWDRICSNRMLIKADIHKWSDREELAKILLQLIQ; from the exons ATGACAGGAACAGTGGTGGTTTTTGACTTCGACCGGACCCTGATCGACGATGACACCGATCGATGGGTGGTGACGGAGATGGGTCTCACCCAGCTCTTCAATGAGCTTCGTCGCTCTACCATGACATGGAACTCACTCATG GATAGAATGATGATGGAGCTTCATTTGCAAGGAAAGACCTCTGAGGACATTAAAGAGTGCCTcaaaagaactccaatgcatCCACAAGTAGCTGCGGCTATTAAGTCAGCTCATGCTTCAGG ATGTGACTTGAAGATAATTAGTGATGCAAATCAGTTTTTCATTGAGTCAATCTTGGAATGCCATGGCCTGTTGGGATGCTTCTCACAGATCATCACAAACCCAACGTCTGTAGATAGAGATGGAAGACTGAGAATCTTTCCTTACCATGATCCAGTCTCATCTTCTCATGGTTGCGATCTTTGCCCTTCAAATATGTgcaag GGTCAGGTGATTGATCAATTTTTAGCTTCTGCTTCTGAAAATGGGAGGAAGAGATACATCTACCTTGGAGATGGGAGAAACGATTTTTGCCCAACTCTGAAACTAGTAGAGGGAGACCATGTAATGCCAAGGAAGGACTATCCTCTATGGGATCGCATTTGCAGCAACCGAATGCTTATCAAGGCTGATATCCATAAATGGAGTGATAGAGAGGAGCTTGCTAAGATACTACTTCAGCTTATCCAGTAA
- the LOC112186447 gene encoding serine acetyltransferase 5, translating into MPAGELRQSESSEAEAEQWLWAQIKAEARRDAESEPALASYLYSTILSHSSLERSLSFHLGNKLCSSTLLSTLLYDLFLNTFSSDSSLRAAAVADLRAVHERDPACVSFSHCLLNYKGFLACQAHRVAHKLWIQSRRPLALALHSRIADVFAVDIHPAARIGKGVLFDHATGVVVGETAVIGNNVSILHHVTLGGTGKAGGDRHPKIGDGVLIGAGATILGNVKIGEGAKIGAGSVVLIDVPARTTAVGNPARLVGGKEKPSKHEDVPGESMDHTSFISEWSDYII; encoded by the exons ATGCCGGCCGGCGAGCTCCGGCAGTCAGAGTCCTCGGAGGCAGAGGCCGAGCAGTGGCTGTGGGCCCAGATCAAAGCGGAGGCGCGGCGCGACGCCGAGTCGGAGCCGGCTCTGGCCAGCTATCTCTACTCGACCATCCTGTCGCACTCGTCGCTGGAGCGATCGCTGTCGTTTCACCTCGGTAACAAGCTCTGCTCCTCCACGCTCCTCTCCACCCTCCTCTACGACCTCTTCCTCAACACCTTCTCCTCCGACTCATCCCTACGCGCCGCCGCCGTCGCCGATTTACGCGCCGTGCACGAGCGTGACCCCGCCTGCGTGTCCTTCTCTCACTGCTTGCTCAATTACAAGGGCTTCCTGGCGTGTCAG GCTCATCGTGTGGCACATAAGCTATGGATTCAGTCACGCAGGCCACTGGCGCTTGCGCTCCACTCGCGGATAGCCGACGTGTTCGCGGTGGATATTCACCCCGCGGCGAGGATCGGAAAAGGGGTGCTGTTCGACCACGCGACGGGAGTGGTGGTCGGGGAGACGGCGGTGATAGGAAACAACGTCTCCATACTCCACCACGTGACGCTTGGAGGGACAGGAAAGGCCGGCGGAGACAGGCATCCGAAGATCGGCGACGGGGTACTTATCGGGGCCGGTGCAACGATATTGGGGAATGTGAAGATTGGAGAGGGTGCGAAGATTGGGGCTGGGTCGGTGGTGCTTATTGACGTGCCGGCGAGGACTACGGCGGTGGGGAATCCTGCGAGGTTGGTTGGCGGGAAGGAGAAGCCGTCGAAGCATGAGGATGTGCCTGGAGAATCCATGGACCATACTTCGTTTATATCGGAGTGGTCTGACTATATTATATAG
- the LOC112188991 gene encoding uncharacterized protein LOC112188991: MVPSLIEFTTSSNPPNSELQIKLSPSIQTVVDEIHKENPKLSPLIQQFYQPMQARVDPPLESIWVYTALTFRSRNHPKGDILDRIAAAKDLFQLLSSCSAPCGSSKSVALLAPVVRLAHDVVLDLFKRDLGLKKVMKEVKNLVGVILGFINVCCSGRDSGQEEPLIDSSSGWSFSGLSCVWLDRDENVRNLLPLVSEEVIGGLTERYGDVSYLAGVVIAEVFLLRLCLNCKAGTSGEVLETELRTWAVGSITGFQNVYVFEVLLRMLLEKTLPVTSLLSSEDEVLLRKALYDAIILVEYSFLNPEKAIHISAEHMKMIAMRRLILAHEAVEYFREHGDQRRSISFTTAFSSSQLYSQVVKWVRSQIPVEDSLVKSKGTSPKALIKWLLNLERRGFLVFGDSILKYHSLDMSKPPASKLDSNEVDEDPIFYIDKKRRGEHTDDGEVNEYISAAFLAAANTMTSAEKRGKKRKGESSESEEESSLSDEDSE, encoded by the exons ATGGTTCCATCTCTAATCGAGTTCACGACTTCCTCAAATCCACCAAACTCCGAACTCCAAATTAAGCTAAGCCCATCAATTCAGACCGTTGTGGATGAAATCCACAAGGAAAACCCCAAACTCTCTCCCTTGATTCAACAATTCTACCAACCAATGCAAGCTCGGGTCGACCCGCCTCTCGAATCCATCTGGGTCTACACCGCATTGACATTTCGGAGCCGGAACCACCCAAAAGGCGACATCTTGGACCGAATCGCCGCCGCAAAGGACTTGTTTCAGCTGCTCTCCTCTTGCTCAGCTCCCTGCGGTTCCTCAAAGAGCGTCGCGCTGCTCGCTCCGGTGGTGCGGTTGGCACACGACGTcgttttggatttgtttaagAGGGACTTGGGGTTGAAGAAAGTGATGAAGGAGGTGAAGAATTTGGTGGGAGTGATTCTGGGGTTTATAAATGTGTGCTGTTCTGGCAGGGATTCGGGTCAGGAGGAACCTTTGATTGATTCGAGTTCGGGTTGGTCTTTTTCAGGTTTAAGTTGTGTTTGGTTGGACAGAGATGAGAATGTTAGGAATTTGTTACCTTTAGTGAGTGAGGAGGTGATTGGTGGGCTTACTGAGAGATATGGGGATGTGAGTTACTTGGCTGGAGTTGTTATTGCAGAGGTTTTTTTGTTGAGACTGTGCTTGAATTGCAAAGCTGGGACTTCAGGGGAGGTGTTGGAGACAGAGTTGAGGACTTGGGCTGTTGGTTCCATTACTGGGTTCCAGAATGTTTACGTTTTCG AGGTCCTTTTGAGGATGCTGCTGGAGAAGACTTTGCCTGTTACCTCCCTTTTG AGTTCTGAAGACGAAGTTTTGTTGAGGAAAGCGCTGTATGATGCCATCATATTGGTCGAATATTCTTTCCTTAATCCTGAGAAAGCAATTCACATATCTGCTGAGCACATGAAAATGATTGCCATGAGAAGATTGATTCTTGCCCATGAAGCAGTGGAGTATTTTAG GGAGCATGGTGATCAAAGGAGAAGCATCTCTTTTACAACTGCATTTTCCAGTTCACAATTGTATTCCCAAGTGGTTAAATGGGTAAGGAGTCAGATTCCTGTGGAGGATAGCTTGGTCAAATCAAAGGGAACCTCACCCAAAGCTCTTATAA AATGGCTTCTTAACCTCGAGCGTCGAGGCTTCTTAGTGTTTGGTGATAGTATCTTGAAGTATCATAGTCTTGATATGTCTAAACCACCAGCTTCGAAGTTAGACAGCAATGAAGTTGATGAAGACCCTATCTTTTACATCGATAAGAAGAGGCGAGGAGAACATACAGATGATGGAGAAGTTAATGAATACATTAGTGCTGCATTTTTAGCTGCTGCCAATACAATGACATCAGCGgagaaaagagggaaaaaacgGAAAGGGGAAAGCAGCGAGAGTGAAGAGGAGAGTTCACTCTCTGATGAGGACTCGGAATGA
- the LOC112187939 gene encoding uncharacterized protein LOC112187939: MAKVRAIQVWIFTVVVVISALVSISECAKKPVTVARKEDIPFIKCQVCEKLAAQLHHQVEKKRAEVEPKKISEYQIIEITENVCNLKKAEADWILLIDIVEQGDKLQLVEQESEGQCNSECKTIERACQEVLGYSDTDVAEYLYKSKPDIDSLVNYLCKDLTTACSAKPPPVPKGRTPGEVFVPKSSKEAEMEKILKSMEGMPGAPGMKMYSRDDLMNMKNFGGEDGDDEDDDDEDDTQFPSKLGRALRDKENTKSDLKQKITHGIIKTKDTLKKHANKVSNWLRQRWRGLKKTASKKSTKAGKAEL; the protein is encoded by the exons ATGGCGAAAGTGAGGGCAATTCAAGTTTGGATCTTTACAGTGGTGGTGGTGATCTCGGCATTGGTATCGATCTCCGAGTGTGCGAAGAAGCCAGTGACTGTGGCGAGGAAGGAAGACATTCCCTTCATCAAATGCCAGGTCTGTGAGAAGCTCGCAGCTCAGTTGCACCACCAAGTTGAGAAGAAGAGAGCTGAGGTCGAACCCAAGAAG aTCTCGGAGTATCAGATTATTGAGATTACGGAGAATGTTTGTAATCTGAAGAAGGCGGAGGCGGATTGGATTTTGCTGATTGATATAGTTGAACAAGGAGATAAGTTGCAG CTGGTCGAACAAGAATCTGAAGGACAATGCAATTCCGAATGCAAGACGATCGAGCGAGCCTGTCAGGAG GTTCTGGGGTATTCTGATACTGATGTTGCTGAATATCTATACAAATCCAAACCCGACATTGATTCCTTGGTTAATTATCTATGCAAAGACCTTACTACAGCATGCAGTGCCAAGCCTCCCCCAGTTCCTAAG GGTAGGACTCCTGGAGAAGTTTTTGTGCCCAAGTCATCAAAAGAGGCTGAAATGGAAAAAATATTGAAATCTATGGAG GGTATGCCAGGAGCCCCAGGCATGAAAATGTACTCAAGAGATGATTTAATGAACATGAAAAACTTTGGCGGCGAAGATGGTGATGACGAAgatgatgatgacgaagacgacACTCAATTTCCCTCAAAATTG GGAAGGGCTTTGAGAGACAAAGAAAATACAAAGAGTGATTTGAAACAGAAGATCACCCATGGAATTATAAAGACCAAGGACACACTAAAGAAGCATGCAAACAAGGTCTCTAACTGGTTACGGCAAAGGTGGAGGGGACTCAAAAAGACAGCTTCAAAGAAGAGTACAAAGGCCGGCAAGGCAGAGCTTTAG